Proteins encoded by one window of Mariniplasma anaerobium:
- a CDS encoding prolipoprotein diacylglyceryl transferase, with amino-acid sequence MYPFLLPEIFKYLIPMYDLMIVIGVVLMIFYVANRFEKQNGYTRKQANKLLILLGASLAIALVSSFLVDGIFHSIQEGELTFGSLTFLGALIGGIAAFLILLKYFYKDDNKNVKEIMNSIIPGIVLAHAIGRIGCYFAGCCFGVPTESFLGVIFPYGHAHDLYPNVSIFPTQLFESFFLFALFFVLNRVKRVKHIEVETYLIGYGIFRILIEFIRGDDRGSFLPFITTQYNTFPTPSQYLSLLMVAIGLYSLYRLKKNKPLIDRKI; translated from the coding sequence ATGTATCCGTTTCTATTACCAGAGATTTTTAAATATCTAATACCCATGTATGACTTAATGATAGTCATAGGTGTAGTTTTAATGATTTTTTATGTCGCAAACAGATTCGAAAAACAAAATGGTTATACTCGTAAACAAGCAAATAAGTTATTGATATTGCTAGGTGCTAGTTTAGCAATAGCACTTGTTTCATCTTTTCTAGTTGATGGTATATTTCATTCAATTCAAGAAGGTGAACTTACCTTTGGCTCACTTACATTTTTAGGTGCACTCATTGGTGGAATTGCTGCTTTTCTTATTTTATTAAAATACTTTTATAAAGATGATAATAAAAATGTGAAAGAAATCATGAATTCTATTATTCCTGGTATTGTCTTAGCTCATGCGATTGGTCGAATTGGATGTTACTTTGCAGGATGCTGCTTTGGTGTTCCTACTGAATCTTTTCTAGGTGTCATCTTCCCTTATGGACATGCCCATGACTTATATCCAAATGTTTCTATATTCCCAACTCAATTATTTGAATCTTTCTTCTTATTTGCTTTATTCTTTGTCTTAAATCGTGTTAAACGTGTTAAACATATAGAAGTTGAAACTTATTTAATCGGTTATGGTATATTTAGAATACTTATTGAATTCATTCGTGGAGATGATCGCGGAAGCTTCTTACCTTTTATAACAACACAATATAATACATTCCCTACCCCATCACAATATTTAAGTTTATTGATGGTAGCTATTGGTCTATACTCACTATACCGTCTTAAAAAGAATAAACCACTCATAGATAGAAAAATCTAA
- the htpG gene encoding molecular chaperone HtpG, producing MSKTKKFKTESQKLLHLMTHSIYTQKEIFLRELISNASDAIDKRHYMSLTDPKVESDTYEIWLEPNKENRTLTIRDNGIGFSEEELIENLGTIAQSGSKQFLEKLEKEDVEIIGQFGVGFYSAFMVSDKVEVYTKSPFSEKGYKWSSNGESSYTIDETDEKEVGTKIVLYLHKDDKENDEDFSTYLETYTLKTLIKKYSDYVRYPINIMVNHGDDKKEKLEKETLNQMIPIWKRQKSEITDEEMSDFYKHQFNDYEEPLKVIHTKVEGMLTYTALLFIPSKPAYDFYSEKYEKGLQLYSKGVFIQDKNKDLIPDHFKFVKGLVDSSDLSLNISRELLQQNRQVKNIAAHLEKKIKSELELMLKNERETYIKFYEAYKNTLKYGMYDQFGMHKDILKDLIMFKTSQSDEYTTFKEYLDRKPESQKAIYFATGKSKQSILNLPQMDVMKENGSEVLLFTDEIDEFMIQVLNNYDEVPFKSVQQGEADFVDDSKKEDLKTKEKENKDILKAIKKALKDKVKDVKLTARLKDSPVCLVSGEGLSLEMEKILKSMPNQNEIKAERILEINPDHDLFKAVLSVYEKDNAKIDEYASLLYHQALLMEGLPIEDPTEFSNNLVKLMIDSSK from the coding sequence ATGTCAAAGACAAAAAAATTTAAAACAGAATCACAAAAATTATTACATTTGATGACACATTCTATTTATACACAAAAAGAAATATTTTTAAGAGAATTGATATCAAATGCGAGTGACGCAATAGATAAAAGACATTATATGTCACTCACTGACCCAAAGGTTGAATCTGATACTTATGAAATATGGTTGGAACCTAATAAAGAAAATCGTACATTAACGATTAGAGATAATGGTATTGGATTTAGTGAAGAAGAATTAATAGAAAACTTAGGAACGATTGCTCAAAGTGGATCTAAACAATTTTTAGAAAAGCTAGAAAAAGAAGATGTTGAGATCATTGGACAATTTGGTGTTGGTTTTTATTCAGCATTTATGGTTTCTGATAAGGTTGAAGTCTATACAAAGAGTCCTTTTTCAGAAAAAGGATATAAATGGTCATCTAATGGTGAGTCATCATATACGATAGACGAAACAGATGAAAAAGAAGTAGGAACTAAAATTGTTTTATATCTACACAAAGATGATAAAGAAAATGATGAAGATTTTTCAACTTATCTTGAAACATATACACTAAAAACACTTATTAAAAAGTATAGTGACTATGTAAGATATCCAATTAATATTATGGTTAATCATGGCGATGATAAAAAAGAAAAACTTGAAAAAGAAACACTTAATCAAATGATTCCAATTTGGAAGCGTCAAAAATCAGAAATTACAGATGAAGAAATGAGCGATTTTTATAAACATCAATTCAACGATTATGAAGAACCACTTAAGGTGATTCACACAAAAGTTGAAGGCATGTTAACGTATACAGCACTTTTATTTATTCCATCTAAACCAGCATATGATTTTTACAGTGAAAAATATGAAAAAGGATTACAATTATATTCTAAAGGCGTCTTTATTCAAGACAAAAATAAAGATTTAATTCCAGATCATTTCAAGTTTGTGAAAGGGTTAGTTGATTCAAGTGACTTATCTTTAAATATTTCTCGTGAATTACTACAACAAAACAGACAAGTTAAAAATATTGCGGCTCATTTAGAGAAAAAGATTAAAAGTGAACTTGAATTGATGTTAAAAAATGAAAGAGAAACTTATATTAAGTTTTATGAGGCATATAAAAATACATTAAAATACGGTATGTATGATCAATTCGGTATGCATAAAGATATTTTAAAAGATTTAATTATGTTTAAAACATCTCAATCAGATGAATACACGACATTTAAAGAATATTTAGACAGAAAACCAGAAAGTCAAAAAGCAATCTATTTTGCCACTGGTAAATCAAAACAAAGTATTTTGAATCTTCCTCAAATGGATGTTATGAAAGAAAATGGATCAGAGGTTTTATTATTTACTGATGAAATTGATGAATTTATGATTCAAGTATTAAATAACTATGATGAAGTACCTTTTAAATCTGTTCAACAAGGTGAAGCTGATTTTGTTGATGATAGTAAAAAAGAGGATTTAAAAACAAAAGAAAAAGAAAATAAAGATATTTTGAAAGCAATTAAAAAAGCATTAAAAGATAAAGTTAAAGATGTTAAATTAACTGCTAGATTAAAAGATTCACCAGTATGCTTGGTATCAGGAGAAGGATTAAGCTTAGAAATGGAAAAGATTTTAAAATCTATGCCTAATCAAAATGAGATTAAAGCAGAAAGAATTTTAGAGATTAATCCAGATCATGATTTATTTAAAGCTGTTCTTTCAGTGTATGAGAAAGATAATGCTAAAATTGATGAATATGCATCTCTTTTATATCACCAAGCGTTATTAATGGAAGGATTACCTATTGAAGATCCAACTGAGTTTTCTAATAATTTAGTTAAACTGATGATTGATTCATCTAAATAA
- the pdxR gene encoding MocR-like pyridoxine biosynthesis transcription factor PdxR, with protein MANKKEYIYLEIYNHLKSMILSDVLKENDRLPSKRKLAASFSVSPMTIHKAYQELIDEGYVYTVEKKGYYVSKKVPIFFNQPKIKDIKIKETKDRTYLYDFNTSHVDTTHFPHQTWAKLAREVLSEHRETMLNDVDAHGLYDLRSEIARHLDIYRGMSIDQSQIIIGSSSTQLLSLLIELLGRNNVYGIEDPSYPKIFHLFRTLDIKTNLIQLDAYGLSSKMLEASDTKIVHIVSSHQFPSGITMPIQRRIELLNWAYQETDRYIIEDDYDSEFKYQGRPVPALKGLDKGEKVIYMNTFSKSLAPSFRVAYLVLPIDLMKKFNKVMQYHRCTVPNFEQYILYKFMNKEYFSRHLHKMMKIYREKLDLILDITEQYQKINIKNYESGLHFILSFYAKVSENEIIKQLETRNIHVLGMSLFRQTQHKQKDMIELVIGYSGLSKTQIKLGYTKLLDTISTYTTH; from the coding sequence ATGGCAAATAAAAAAGAATATATTTATTTAGAAATTTACAATCATTTGAAATCGATGATCTTATCAGATGTTTTAAAAGAAAACGATCGTCTTCCTTCTAAAAGAAAGTTGGCTGCAAGTTTTAGTGTTAGTCCAATGACTATTCATAAAGCTTATCAAGAACTTATTGATGAAGGGTATGTTTATACTGTAGAGAAGAAAGGGTATTATGTTTCTAAAAAAGTACCTATATTTTTTAATCAACCTAAAATAAAAGATATAAAGATAAAAGAGACTAAAGATAGAACTTATCTTTATGACTTTAATACAAGTCATGTAGATACAACACATTTCCCACATCAAACGTGGGCAAAACTCGCAAGAGAAGTACTATCAGAGCATAGAGAAACGATGTTAAATGATGTTGATGCGCATGGCTTATATGATTTAAGAAGTGAGATTGCAAGACATTTAGATATATATAGAGGCATGAGCATAGACCAAAGTCAAATTATTATAGGATCAAGTAGTACACAACTATTAAGTCTTTTGATTGAATTATTAGGAAGAAACAATGTTTATGGAATAGAAGATCCAAGTTATCCAAAGATATTTCATTTATTTAGAACACTAGATATCAAAACTAATTTAATACAATTAGATGCATATGGATTAAGTAGTAAAATGCTTGAGGCTTCAGACACTAAAATTGTCCATATAGTATCCTCTCACCAATTTCCTTCAGGTATTACCATGCCTATACAAAGAAGAATTGAGCTTTTAAACTGGGCTTATCAAGAAACTGATAGATATATCATTGAAGATGATTATGATAGTGAGTTTAAATATCAAGGTAGACCCGTTCCTGCGCTAAAAGGATTAGACAAAGGAGAAAAAGTAATCTATATGAACACCTTTTCTAAATCACTAGCACCATCCTTTAGAGTAGCTTACTTGGTTTTACCTATTGATTTAATGAAAAAGTTTAATAAGGTAATGCAATATCATAGATGCACTGTGCCTAATTTCGAGCAATATATATTATATAAGTTCATGAATAAAGAATATTTTTCTAGACATCTTCATAAAATGATGAAAATATATAGAGAAAAATTAGACTTAATTTTAGATATAACTGAGCAGTATCAAAAAATAAATATAAAAAATTATGAATCGGGGCTTCATTTCATATTATCTTTTTATGCAAAAGTTAGTGAAAATGAAATCATTAAGCAGTTAGAAACTCGAAATATTCATGTTTTAGGTATGTCGCTATTTAGACAAACACAACATAAACAAAAAGATATGATTGAATTAGTCATTGGATACTCAGGACTAAGTAAAACACAAATAAAATTGGGATATACTAAGTTATTAGATACTATATCTACATATACGACACATTAA
- a CDS encoding IS1182 family transposase → MQSTQLTQSYFSAKQLKLPLEMNILIPFDSEVRTFDEVFSKIEVKKYLVSKSHQGRLGYNLVNMLKLVLFCQMEKIHSLRAMEKAAKNDIRLMWLTNELKPSHNTIKEFINTHLKTSIEDIFLEINQYIIKKEQIDINTLYIDGTKIEANANKYKFVWKNSILKFKQKLQLKITKTLHKLNEDYKHLGIYFLIKEDYEISYLEKIRDFLVNEIDKEGIDFVYGKGNHKSGLQRDYEDIVDYIEKLTSYNHDLEIIGPSRNSYARTDHGATYMRMKDDHMRNGQLKAGYNIQIGVSDGYIMHMDVYQNRSDYKTLEPFLEGFNHSYGFYPKYPVADAGYGGLINYRYLKSKDMELYQKYPMYKKETSNQNYINSPYRAENFTKDKNGNLICPKGRKMNYLFTRHNGKDVYESSTCLRYPLASKCKKGKAPRRIEVNEELWNYQKKARDNLQSDLGIELRIQHSIQVEGAFGVLKEDFKFRRFKRRGIQNVKLEFMLLSIGYNLSKYHNKQQRFVQ, encoded by the coding sequence ATGCAAAGTACTCAATTAACTCAATCTTATTTTAGCGCAAAACAATTAAAATTACCACTAGAAATGAATATTTTAATACCATTTGATAGTGAAGTCAGAACATTTGACGAAGTATTTTCAAAAATCGAGGTTAAAAAATACTTAGTATCCAAATCTCATCAAGGTAGACTAGGATACAATTTAGTCAATATGTTGAAATTGGTATTGTTTTGCCAGATGGAAAAAATCCATAGTTTAAGAGCAATGGAAAAGGCAGCTAAAAATGATATTAGGCTCATGTGGTTGACTAATGAGTTAAAACCAAGCCATAATACCATCAAAGAATTTATTAATACCCACTTAAAAACATCCATCGAAGATATCTTTTTAGAGATCAATCAATATATCATAAAAAAAGAACAAATTGATATCAACACCTTATATATAGATGGGACAAAGATAGAGGCAAACGCAAACAAATATAAATTTGTTTGGAAGAACTCAATTCTTAAGTTTAAACAAAAACTTCAACTCAAAATTACCAAGACTCTGCACAAATTAAATGAAGACTATAAACATTTAGGCATCTACTTTCTGATCAAAGAAGATTATGAGATATCATATTTAGAAAAGATTAGAGATTTCTTAGTCAATGAAATTGACAAAGAAGGCATTGATTTTGTCTATGGCAAAGGGAACCACAAAAGTGGATTACAAAGAGATTATGAAGATATCGTAGACTACATAGAAAAACTAACAAGCTATAATCATGATTTAGAGATCATAGGTCCATCAAGAAATTCATATGCAAGAACAGATCATGGTGCAACATATATGCGCATGAAAGACGATCATATGAGAAATGGTCAATTAAAGGCTGGATACAACATTCAAATTGGCGTGTCAGATGGATATATCATGCATATGGATGTCTATCAGAATCGAAGCGATTATAAAACATTAGAACCATTTCTAGAAGGATTTAATCATAGCTATGGATTTTATCCTAAATATCCTGTAGCAGATGCTGGATATGGTGGACTTATAAATTATAGATATTTAAAATCCAAAGATATGGAACTCTATCAAAAATATCCAATGTATAAAAAAGAAACCAGCAATCAGAACTATATAAATAGTCCTTATCGTGCAGAAAATTTCACTAAAGATAAAAACGGGAATCTAATTTGTCCAAAAGGACGAAAGATGAATTATCTATTTACAAGACACAATGGTAAAGATGTTTATGAGTCATCTACTTGTTTAAGATATCCGCTAGCTTCAAAGTGTAAAAAAGGGAAAGCTCCAAGACGTATTGAAGTCAATGAAGAATTATGGAACTATCAAAAAAAAGCAAGAGATAATCTTCAATCTGATTTAGGTATAGAACTTAGGATTCAACACTCAATTCAAGTTGAAGGCGCATTTGGGGTTTTAAAAGAAGACTTTAAATTTAGAAGATTTAAGCGACGTGGCATCCAAAATGTTAAATTAGAGTTTATGTTACTCTCAATTGGGTATAATTTATCAAAATATCATAACAAGCAACAACGATTCGTTCAATAG
- the pdxS gene encoding pyridoxal 5'-phosphate synthase lyase subunit PdxS: protein MDQKRYQLNKELAAMLKGGVIMDVSTPEQAKIAEAAGAVAVMALERIPADIRAAGGISRMSDPKLIKDIQKAVSIPVMAKVRIGHFAEAQILEALDIDYIDESEVLSPADDIYHIDKTLFNSPFVCGARNLGEALRRITEGASMIRTKGEPGTGDIIQAVRHMRLIQKEIRDVASLREDELYILQKEMGVSMDLIKYVHKNKKLPVVNFAAGGIATPADAALMMQLGAEGVFVGSGIFKSNNPEKRAEAIVKAVTNYNNPKILAEVSEDLGEAMVGINEDEIKLIMSQRGI from the coding sequence ATGGATCAGAAAAGATATCAACTTAATAAAGAATTAGCTGCGATGTTAAAAGGTGGAGTCATCATGGATGTATCCACACCAGAACAAGCAAAAATAGCTGAGGCTGCTGGTGCTGTTGCAGTTATGGCATTAGAAAGAATTCCTGCAGACATAAGAGCTGCTGGTGGTATATCTAGAATGAGTGACCCTAAATTGATTAAAGATATACAAAAAGCTGTTTCTATTCCAGTCATGGCAAAAGTTAGAATTGGTCATTTTGCAGAAGCACAAATTTTAGAAGCTCTAGATATAGATTATATTGATGAATCTGAAGTGCTATCACCTGCTGATGATATTTATCATATTGATAAAACATTATTTAATTCACCATTTGTATGTGGTGCTAGAAATCTTGGTGAAGCCTTAAGAAGAATTACAGAAGGTGCATCTATGATAAGAACAAAAGGTGAACCTGGTACTGGTGATATCATTCAAGCAGTTAGACATATGCGTTTAATTCAAAAAGAAATCAGAGATGTAGCATCTCTTCGTGAAGATGAACTTTATATTCTTCAAAAAGAAATGGGCGTATCTATGGATTTGATTAAATACGTTCACAAAAATAAAAAATTACCAGTTGTTAATTTTGCTGCTGGTGGTATTGCAACACCTGCTGATGCTGCACTTATGATGCAACTTGGAGCTGAAGGTGTATTTGTAGGTTCAGGTATATTCAAGTCTAATAATCCAGAAAAACGTGCCGAAGCTATTGTTAAAGCTGTTACAAATTATAATAATCCAAAAATATTAGCCGAAGTCTCTGAAGATTTAGGCGAAGCAATGGTTGGTATTAATGAGGATGAAATCAAATTGATCATGAGTCAAAGAGGCATCTAA
- the pdxT gene encoding pyridoxal 5'-phosphate synthase glutaminase subunit PdxT, which yields MKIGILALQGAFIEHKHKLDSLDIPSFYIRNKNDLEKRKDGLILPGGESTAMYKLLVELDMLDMLKTQIKEGLPTFGTCAGMILLAKEISNQDHAFLKLMDITVTRNGYGRQSSSFITHNEFNHIKIPMTFIRAPFIKTLSDDVQILSLYDEKAVAVRQKNMLATSFHPELNHDLAVYHYFIDMIKIKYNM from the coding sequence GTGAAAATTGGTATTCTCGCCTTACAGGGCGCTTTCATAGAACATAAGCATAAACTAGATAGCTTAGACATACCCTCATTTTACATTAGAAACAAAAATGATTTAGAAAAGCGTAAAGATGGATTAATTCTTCCTGGTGGTGAATCTACTGCAATGTATAAATTACTTGTTGAACTAGATATGCTTGATATGTTAAAAACGCAAATCAAGGAAGGTTTACCAACATTTGGAACATGCGCAGGAATGATTTTATTAGCTAAAGAAATATCCAATCAAGATCATGCTTTCTTAAAATTAATGGATATCACTGTAACAAGAAATGGATATGGTAGACAATCAAGTAGTTTTATAACTCATAATGAATTTAATCATATAAAAATTCCTATGACATTTATTAGGGCTCCGTTTATCAAAACTTTATCAGATGACGTTCAAATTTTATCTCTTTATGATGAAAAAGCTGTTGCTGTTAGACAAAAAAATATGCTAGCTACTTCTTTCCATCCGGAATTGAATCATGACCTTGCAGTTTATCATTACTTTATAGATATGATAAAAATAAAATATAATATGTAA
- a CDS encoding GtrA family protein: protein MEMTKKDNWIQFIKFTGFSISAGAIELGSFTLLNELTGFPYWPSYLIAITLSVLWNFTLNRRFTFKSSNNIPVAMTKIFIYYLFFIPITTWGGDAIVNAGVNEYIVLGVTMILNFVTEFLFSRIFIYKNQMNTR from the coding sequence ATGGAAATGACAAAAAAAGATAACTGGATTCAGTTTATTAAGTTCACAGGATTTTCAATTTCAGCAGGAGCAATAGAATTAGGATCTTTTACGCTCTTAAATGAGCTTACAGGATTTCCTTATTGGCCAAGCTATTTAATCGCAATAACACTATCTGTTTTATGGAATTTTACACTAAATAGAAGATTTACATTTAAATCATCTAATAATATCCCAGTTGCAATGACAAAGATATTCATTTATTATTTATTTTTTATTCCCATCACGACTTGGGGTGGAGATGCAATCGTAAATGCTGGTGTAAATGAATATATTGTATTAGGTGTAACGATGATTTTAAATTTTGTAACGGAGTTTTTATTTTCAAGAATATTTATATATAAAAATCAAATGAATACAAGATAA
- a CDS encoding CPBP family intramembrane glutamic endopeptidase: MQKKYTMSKKNIYILSIIVLCLIAMMIIQFAQFSFSSDTLISKMISDTIFRFLGSIIFYFIIYTFGHKVLKINRPFLKSFLMIVPALLISINNFPFIPLLTGNAEITKPLDTIIIFAITCLSVGLFEELVFRGLILFFLLQKLPKNREGLLLSIVISSALFGFMHLFNIFDGANVGATLLQVMYSFAMGLMWSVILLKTKSILLVIILHSIYNFTGLLFPTLGTLTNKYDLATILITTILALLVAFYTYKLYLTLDPKEIETLY, translated from the coding sequence ATGCAAAAAAAATATACGATGTCAAAGAAAAACATATATATATTATCAATTATTGTCTTGTGTTTAATCGCAATGATGATTATTCAATTTGCTCAATTTTCTTTTTCTAGTGACACTTTGATATCAAAGATGATAAGTGACACTATCTTTCGCTTTCTTGGAAGTATTATTTTCTACTTTATTATTTATACCTTTGGTCATAAAGTACTTAAAATCAATAGACCTTTTTTAAAGTCTTTTCTCATGATCGTACCTGCACTTCTTATTTCAATTAATAACTTTCCATTCATCCCATTATTAACTGGAAACGCTGAAATAACAAAACCACTTGATACTATTATAATATTTGCAATCACATGTTTAAGTGTTGGTTTATTTGAAGAACTAGTCTTTAGAGGGTTAATATTATTTTTTCTTCTACAAAAACTACCAAAAAATAGAGAAGGACTTTTACTTTCAATAGTCATTTCTTCTGCTTTATTTGGGTTTATGCATCTATTTAATATATTTGATGGTGCCAATGTAGGTGCAACGCTTCTACAAGTCATGTATTCATTTGCAATGGGTCTTATGTGGTCGGTTATTCTATTGAAAACAAAAAGTATTTTGTTAGTTATCATTTTACATAGTATATATAATTTTACAGGATTATTGTTCCCAACACTTGGTACTTTAACTAATAAATATGATCTTGCAACCATTCTTATAACAACCATATTAGCTTTATTAGTTGCTTTTTATACTTATAAGCTTTATCTAACATTAGATCCAAAAGAAATTGAAACTCTATATTAA
- a CDS encoding ISL3 family transposase, protein MSCKICGSEKQYVHDYQIKHITHSITTVGKCILIYRARRYRCKTCRNVYYEPNPFSSAYESISMYTKTLILEYLLDPTHTYASASKLYHVSDKSVINIFDYHVQPRRLKLPAYISMDEFYVSQKSKYKYACMLIDFKSNKVIDIYITRHKRYLIEQFSRISQVERDQVKGFTIDMWDSYKQVINLAFPKAKVAVDSFHVIKQLNEAMKQIRLDVMHKYNKHTSSLEANDMYYYMLKKFHYFFLRDYEGIYSGPIHIAKLNVYWRKEDILHYLLSIDDLLYEAYKLKEAYRTFNKSALYDTCELELEQLTKEFRHFDHPAFRSFGRTLYKWKLEIKNSFIRVEGRRLSNGKIEKTNSKVKTILKSSNGIKNFDRLKRRIIYSVNQDVPIRYKI, encoded by the coding sequence ATAAGTTGCAAGATTTGTGGATCAGAAAAACAATATGTTCATGATTACCAGATTAAACATATTACACACAGTATTACAACAGTCGGGAAATGTATACTCATTTATAGAGCTAGACGATATAGATGTAAGACTTGTCGTAATGTCTATTATGAGCCTAATCCATTCTCATCTGCTTATGAATCTATTAGCATGTATACCAAAACACTCATCTTAGAATATCTATTAGATCCTACACACACATATGCTTCAGCATCAAAGCTTTATCATGTATCAGATAAAAGCGTGATAAATATATTTGACTACCATGTCCAACCAAGACGATTAAAGCTTCCTGCATATATTTCAATGGATGAATTTTATGTATCACAAAAATCTAAATATAAATATGCCTGTATGCTTATTGACTTTAAAAGTAATAAAGTCATTGATATCTATATAACGAGACACAAAAGATATCTCATAGAGCAATTCAGTCGCATATCTCAAGTAGAAAGAGATCAAGTTAAAGGCTTTACAATTGATATGTGGGACTCTTACAAGCAAGTTATCAATCTAGCCTTTCCGAAAGCAAAAGTCGCTGTGGATTCATTTCATGTCATCAAACAACTTAATGAAGCGATGAAACAAATTAGACTTGATGTCATGCATAAATACAATAAACACACCTCTTCTTTAGAAGCAAACGACATGTATTACTATATGCTAAAGAAGTTTCATTATTTCTTTCTAAGAGATTATGAGGGTATCTATTCAGGACCTATTCATATCGCTAAGTTAAACGTCTATTGGAGAAAAGAAGATATTCTACACTATTTATTATCAATTGATGATCTCTTATATGAAGCATATAAATTAAAAGAAGCTTATAGAACTTTCAATAAATCAGCTCTCTATGATACCTGTGAACTTGAATTAGAGCAGTTGACTAAAGAGTTTAGACATTTTGATCATCCAGCATTTAGAAGTTTTGGAAGAACACTTTATAAATGGAAATTAGAAATCAAGAATTCATTTATTAGAGTTGAAGGTAGACGATTATCCAACGGTAAAATAGAGAAAACTAACTCTAAAGTAAAAACAATTCTCAAATCATCAAATGGGATTAAAAATTTTGATAGACTGAAGCGTAGAATTATATATTCAGTTAATCAAGACGTTCCTATTAGATACAAAATATAA
- a CDS encoding Rid family detoxifying hydrolase, which yields MKIISTEKAAQAVGPYSQAIVNNQTLFTSGQLGIDPKTSDFPTNEIIGQTKQVFKNIEEILKESGFVKSEVVKVTIFLKDLSVFSVVNKMYGDFFENHKPARSTIEVSRLPKDGLIEIELIAQKA from the coding sequence ATGAAAATTATTTCAACAGAAAAGGCTGCTCAAGCTGTAGGTCCATACAGCCAAGCTATAGTCAACAATCAAACATTATTTACCTCAGGACAATTAGGTATTGACCCAAAAACAAGTGATTTTCCAACAAATGAGATTATAGGTCAAACAAAACAAGTATTTAAAAACATAGAAGAGATACTCAAAGAATCTGGATTTGTTAAATCTGAAGTTGTTAAAGTAACAATCTTTTTAAAGGATTTATCTGTTTTTAGCGTTGTTAATAAAATGTATGGTGATTTTTTTGAAAATCATAAACCAGCTAGATCAACTATTGAAGTTTCAAGACTACCTAAAGATGGGTTAATTGAGATTGAACTAATAGCTCAAAAGGCTTGA